In a single window of the Bactrocera dorsalis isolate Fly_Bdor chromosome 2, ASM2337382v1, whole genome shotgun sequence genome:
- the LOC105229604 gene encoding F-BAR domain only protein 2 isoform X3 yields the protein MTVDFNDYFWGEKNNGFDVLYHNMKFGWVASKELSEFFREKSNIEEQNSKLMAKLAHKASTGTLNSTFAPVWTILRTSAEKLSTLHLQMVQKLTELVKDVAKYADELHKKHKTVKEEESHTLESVQAMQTSTAAVQKLRDLYASKVLELEKLRKDNASQKDIEKVEAKLRKLQDEYKSLLDKHNPIKNDFERRMTQTCKRFQEIEEVHLRQMKEFLSTFLEMLQNNHDMVGQVHSDFKRQFNDMTVDKLLEQFVLNKYTGLEKPEVPELEIIPLSIQQQSVSATRLNHPGGTTAAASNSNSATSIQGAISRITSGSISMDQRGSVGVEAGSLGSGGGGIGAVGGSGSGSNSLLNADDNILGMQASPRATSPILLNTAADVISGTSVSTAPAALLTNTSTNTSTVRSNFLNWFSSSIPSSKQQPANSNAGATAAATTANSGGGNFGTDSIGTTHTGTAIMKNSLNSELQSLQDNNNQVSGILRSRRDKAKTKKSKKKKDGEAADNIQEEQQGSVDRANNSYDTDDINRMKTQNSSGSSAGGLGLSSASAPGSVDSSGGGAGALGVNISENIGSSSAGNAINATNNTNKNSSASGNGTASGGVGGTKAYGANEVDEDGYSKQPPKEIAWDENHDKTGSFYSDSDSDSDNDKPERRIHVKIKPLNNGQAPMSASVDELRATVENISLSPTSVFSTFNQQHSNQQLQQSRIASRQQSPEISNASTPTATVHPYAPLQSPTLSMSNNSRYADLGDIFSELGDVSASAPASATLSKSNSRQIPTPTSANSIAIPRPPSRRSEMVMAPSVAAARGRISPSPAMNRADSVGSLEFRTAIGGIGSSRGPSPLTIGISDTIPLAVAFHEIIHAYFRGSDESRCQVKISGDMMLSFPAGIVGLLANNPNPAKLGFRIKNVQNLENLLPNSKLVQIDRNQSSTFSTLLEFNMPALTALLRHQAEHNPNASYFNVDILKYQVRSKPGASSCPFQLVSYWKCEPTFTALKIDYKYNNHAMANASPLLNVTLSVPVNGLVRNVQSKPHSAWLGESNRLVWNFTDISQNSQDGGVGTLRARLELNDGPSIPALLTTQFNCEGTTLSGIEFELQGSGYRLSLVKRRFVSGKYVCEGDGVRSGATPTPPSVGSSSPFSAKSN from the exons ATGACGGTCGATTTCAACGATTACTTTTGG GGGGAGAAGAACAATGGGTTCGATGTACTCTATCACAATATGAAATTTGGTTGGGTGGCGAGCAAAGAGCTTTCAGAGTTCTTTCGCGAAAAGTCCAATATTGAAGAACAGAACTCGAAATTAATGGCTAAGTTGGCGCACAAAGCCAGTACAGGTACACTGAACAGCACATTTGCCCCCGTCTGGACTATATTACGCACTTCAGCCGAGAAGTTATCCACACTACATCTGCAAATGGTGCAAAAGCTCACGGAGCTTGTGAAGGATGTCGCTAAGTATGCCGATGAATtgcataaaaaacacaaaaccgTTAAGGAGGAAGAATCACATACCTTGGAATCTGTGCAAGCGATGCAGACATCAACAGCTGCTGTTCAAAAGCTACGTGACCTTTACGCGAGCAAAGTGCTGGAATTGGAAAAATTGCGCAAGGACAATGCCTCACAGAAGGACATTGAAAAAGTCGAAGCAAAATTACGTAAACTACAAGATGAATATAAATCGCTACTCGATAAGCATAATCCGATCAAGAATGACTTCGAGCGGCGCATGACACAGACGTGCAAG CGTTTTCAAGAAATTGAAGAAGTCCATTTGCGTCAAATGAAAGAGTTCTTATCCACATTTTTGGAGATGCTGCAAAATAATCATGACATGGTTGGACAG GTGCATTCGGATTTTAAGCGTCAATTTAATGATATGACCGTTGATAAACTTTTAGAGCAATTTGTGCTAAACAAATACACTGGCTTGGAGAAACCAG AAGTTCCCGAACTCGAAATCATTCCACTCTCTATACAACAGCAGTCCGTCTCAGCTACGCGCTTAAATCATCCAGGCGGTACTACTGCGGCTGCTTCCAATTCCAATTCAGCCACAAGCATACAAGGTGCCATATCACGTATTACTAGCGGTAGCATATCAATGGATCAACGTGGCAGTGTTGGTGTCGAGGCCGGTTCTTTAGGCAGTGGTGGTGGCGGTATTGGTGCAGTAGGTGGTAGTGGCAGTGGCAGTAATAGCCTACTAAACGCTGATGACAACATTTTGGGCATGCAGGCATCACCACGCGCAACATCACCGATTTTATTGAACACCGCCGCTGATGTTATATCAGGTACTAGCGTAAGCACTGCACCAGCAGCATTGCTGACAAACACATCGACGAACACTTCCACAGTGCGCAGCAATTTCCTGAATTGGTTTTCTTCAAGCATTCCAAGCAGCAAGCAACAACCAGCAAATTCCAACGCAGGAGCTACTGCTGCAGCAACAACCGCTAATAGCGGTGGTGGGAATTTCGGTACGGATAGCATTGGTACTACCCACACCGGCACAGCCATCATGAAAAATTCCCTAAACTCAGAGCTTCAGTCACTGCAGGATAATAATAATCAAG TATCTGGTATTTTGCGTAGCCGTCGAGATAAAGCGAAAACTAAAAAGTCTAAAAAGAAGAAAGATGGCGAAGCGGCAGATAACATACAAGAAGAGCAACAGGGAAG TGTGGATCGCGCCAACAACTCCTATGATACTGACGATATCAATAgaatgaaaacacaaaattccaGCGGCAGCAGTGCCGGAGGATTGGGTTTATCATCTGCTTCAGCACCGGGCAGCGTGGACTCGTCGGGCGGTGGTGCCGGTGCTCTTGGCGTAAATATATCGGAAAATATTGGAAGTAGCTCGGCAGGCAATGCTATTAAcgcaacaaataatacaaacaaaaatagcagCGCTTCTGGAAATGGCACAGCCAGTGGTGGTGTAGGAGGCACCAAAGCATACGGGGCTAATGAGGTTGACGAGGATGGATACAGCAAGCAACCACCCAAAGAAATTGCCTGGGACGAAAATCACGATAAaa CTGGAAGTTTCTACTCTGATTCCGACTCAGATTCAGACAACGATAAGCCAGAAAGACGCATACATGTGAAGATAAAGCCACTGAACAATGGCCAAGCGCCAATGTCCGCAAGTGTAGATGAGTTGCGCGCTACTGTAGAGAATATATCACTGTCGCCCACCAGCGTATTTTcg ACTTTTAATCAACAACACAGCAATCAGCAGTTGCAGCAATCTCGTATCGCTTCGCGTCAGCAATCGCCTGAGATATCCAATGCGTCCACACCAACCGCCACGGTGCATCCATATGCACCACTACAAAGTCCTACTCTCTCCATGTCGAATAACTCGAG ATACGCCGACTTAGGCGATATATTTTCTGAGTTGGGCGATGTAAGTGCCTCTGCGCCCGCTTCCGCCACTCTTTCGAAATCAAATAGCCGGCAAATACCCACACCAACCTCCGCTAACAGTATTGCAATACCAAGACCACCTTCACGTCGCTCCGAAATGGTAATGGCGCCTTCAGTAGCAGCGGCTCGTGGGCGCATTAGTCCATCTCCAGCAATGAATCGCGCAGACAGTGTTGGCAGTTTAGAATTCCGCACTGCTATCGGTGGGATAGGGTCATCGCGTGGTCCATCGCCGCTCACCATTGGCATTTCAGACACGATTCCATTAGCGGTGGCATTCCATGAAATTATACACGCATACTTTAG GGGTAGCGATGAATCGCGCTGTCAGGTGAAAATCTCTGGCGATATGATGTTATCCTTTCCAGCTGGGATTGTAGGCCTTCTAGCGAATAATCCAAATCCAGCGAAACTCGGCTTTCGTATCAAGAATGttcaaaatttggaaaatttactACCAAATTCAAAATTAGTGCAAAT CGATCGTAATCAATCGAGCACCTTTAGTACATTATTGGAATTCAATATGCCTGCATTGACCGCATTGTTGCGTCACCAAGCCGAGCATAACCCCAACGCGTCATACTTTAATGTGGACATATTGAAATACCAAGTGCGCTCTAAGCCTGGTGCCTCATCGTGTCCTTTCCAGTTGGTTTCTTATTGGAAGTGTGAACCTACGTTTACGGCGCTCAAAATTGATTACAAATACAATAACCATGCAATGGCAAACGCATCACCACTACTGAATGTCACACTCTCGGTGCCGGTGAACGGTTTGGTTCGTAATGTGCAATCGAAACCACATTCCGCGTG GCTAGGTGAATCAAATCGTTTGGTTTGGAATTTCACAGATATCTCGCAAAATTCACAGGATGGCGGTGTTGGTACGCTGCGTGCACGTCTTGAACTTAACGATGGTCCATCCATTCCAGCCTTATTGACCACACAATTTAATTGTGAGGGGACTACTTTATCGGGCATAGAGTTCGAACTGCAAGGCAGCGGTTATCGTCTGTCTTTGGTAAAGCGTCGTTTCGTTTCGG GAAAATACGTATGCGAGGGCGATGGCGTTCGCAGTGGTGCCACTCCAACGCCACCGTCTGTGGGATCATCTAGTCCATTTTCAGCGAAATCAAATTAG
- the LOC105229604 gene encoding F-BAR domain only protein 2 isoform X5 codes for MTVDFNDYFWGEKNNGFDVLYHNMKFGWVASKELSEFFREKSNIEEQNSKLMAKLAHKASTGTLNSTFAPVWTILRTSAEKLSTLHLQMVQKLTELVKDVAKYADELHKKHKTVKEEESHTLESVQAMQTSTAAVQKLRDLYASKVLELEKLRKDNASQKDIEKVEAKLRKLQDEYKSLLDKHNPIKNDFERRMTQTCKRFQEIEEVHLRQMKEFLSTFLEMLQNNHDMVGQVHSDFKRQFNDMTVDKLLEQFVLNKYTGLEKPEVPELEIIPLSIQQQSVSATRLNHPGGTTAAASNSNSATSIQGAISRITSGSISMDQRGSVGVEAGSLGSGGGGIGAVGGSGSGSNSLLNADDNILGMQASPRATSPILLNTAADVISGTSVSTAPAALLTNTSTNTSTVRSNFLNWFSSSIPSSKQQPANSNAGATAAATTANSGGGNFGTDSIGTTHTGTAIMKNSLNSELQSLQDNNNQGSFMSSALTQLPEQCNTTNNTTTSTTTISSTSASSPNIYTTTNNTFTNNTVTSTTSSSLTNQTLVEPNLQQRTSSPTPTGSSSAVNRNYTEPLSTSLNERSNHMHNNPHSASMSGAAVSASSAGASVGNSRRTTSLLNIFTSNSQVSGILRSRRDKAKTKKSKKKKDGEAADNIQEEQQGSVDRANNSYDTDDINRMKTQNSSGSSAGGLGLSSASAPGSVDSSGGGAGALGVNISENIGSSSAGNAINATNNTNKNSSASGNGTASGGVGGTKAYGANEVDEDGYSKQPPKEIAWDENHDKTGSFYSDSDSDSDNDKPERRIHVKIKPLNNGQAPMSASVDELRATVENISLSPTSVFSTFNQQHSNQQLQQSRIASRQQSPEISNASTPTATVHPYAPLQSPTLSMSNNSRYADLGDIFSELGDVSASAPASATLSKSNSRQIPTPTSANSIAIPRPPSRRSEMVMAPSVAAARGRISPSPAMNRADSVGSLEFRTAIGGIGSSRGPSPLTIGISDTIPLAVAFHEIIHAYFRGSDESRCQVKISGDMMLSFPAGIVGLLANNPNPAKLGFRIKNVQNLENLLPNSKLVQIDRNQSSTFSTLLEFNMPALTALLRHQAEHNPNASYFNVDILKYQVRSKPGASSCPFQLVSYWKCEPTFTALKIDYKYNNHAMANASPLLNVTLSVPVNGLVRNVQSKPHSAWLGESNRLVWNFTDISQNSQDGGVGTLRARLELNDGPSIPALLTTQFNCEGTTLSGIEFELQGSGYRLSLVKRRFVSGKYVCEGDGVRSGATPTPPSVGSSSPFSAKSN; via the exons ATGACGGTCGATTTCAACGATTACTTTTGG GGGGAGAAGAACAATGGGTTCGATGTACTCTATCACAATATGAAATTTGGTTGGGTGGCGAGCAAAGAGCTTTCAGAGTTCTTTCGCGAAAAGTCCAATATTGAAGAACAGAACTCGAAATTAATGGCTAAGTTGGCGCACAAAGCCAGTACAGGTACACTGAACAGCACATTTGCCCCCGTCTGGACTATATTACGCACTTCAGCCGAGAAGTTATCCACACTACATCTGCAAATGGTGCAAAAGCTCACGGAGCTTGTGAAGGATGTCGCTAAGTATGCCGATGAATtgcataaaaaacacaaaaccgTTAAGGAGGAAGAATCACATACCTTGGAATCTGTGCAAGCGATGCAGACATCAACAGCTGCTGTTCAAAAGCTACGTGACCTTTACGCGAGCAAAGTGCTGGAATTGGAAAAATTGCGCAAGGACAATGCCTCACAGAAGGACATTGAAAAAGTCGAAGCAAAATTACGTAAACTACAAGATGAATATAAATCGCTACTCGATAAGCATAATCCGATCAAGAATGACTTCGAGCGGCGCATGACACAGACGTGCAAG CGTTTTCAAGAAATTGAAGAAGTCCATTTGCGTCAAATGAAAGAGTTCTTATCCACATTTTTGGAGATGCTGCAAAATAATCATGACATGGTTGGACAG GTGCATTCGGATTTTAAGCGTCAATTTAATGATATGACCGTTGATAAACTTTTAGAGCAATTTGTGCTAAACAAATACACTGGCTTGGAGAAACCAG AAGTTCCCGAACTCGAAATCATTCCACTCTCTATACAACAGCAGTCCGTCTCAGCTACGCGCTTAAATCATCCAGGCGGTACTACTGCGGCTGCTTCCAATTCCAATTCAGCCACAAGCATACAAGGTGCCATATCACGTATTACTAGCGGTAGCATATCAATGGATCAACGTGGCAGTGTTGGTGTCGAGGCCGGTTCTTTAGGCAGTGGTGGTGGCGGTATTGGTGCAGTAGGTGGTAGTGGCAGTGGCAGTAATAGCCTACTAAACGCTGATGACAACATTTTGGGCATGCAGGCATCACCACGCGCAACATCACCGATTTTATTGAACACCGCCGCTGATGTTATATCAGGTACTAGCGTAAGCACTGCACCAGCAGCATTGCTGACAAACACATCGACGAACACTTCCACAGTGCGCAGCAATTTCCTGAATTGGTTTTCTTCAAGCATTCCAAGCAGCAAGCAACAACCAGCAAATTCCAACGCAGGAGCTACTGCTGCAGCAACAACCGCTAATAGCGGTGGTGGGAATTTCGGTACGGATAGCATTGGTACTACCCACACCGGCACAGCCATCATGAAAAATTCCCTAAACTCAGAGCTTCAGTCACTGCAGGATAATAATAATCAAGGTTCATTTATGTCGTCTGCTTTAACACAATTACCAGAACAATGTAACACCACTAACAACACTACTACTTCTACTACTACTATTTCCTCTACTTCTGCTAGTTCTCCTAATATTTATACTACTACAAATAATACTTTTACCAACAATACTGTTACGTCAACCACATCCTCCTCCCTAACAA ATCAAACATTAGTCGAGCCGAATCTGCAACAACGCACATCTTCACCAACGCCGACAGGCAGCAGTTCAGCAGTGAATCGAAATTACACCGAACCGCTTTCTACATCACTCAATGAACGTTCTAATCATATGCATAACAATCCGCATTCAGCGTCCATGAGTGGCGCGGCTGTATCAGCGTCTAGTGCGGGTGCATCTGTGGGAAACTCACGGCGCACAACCtcgcttttaaatattttcacatcaAATTCTCAGG TATCTGGTATTTTGCGTAGCCGTCGAGATAAAGCGAAAACTAAAAAGTCTAAAAAGAAGAAAGATGGCGAAGCGGCAGATAACATACAAGAAGAGCAACAGGGAAG TGTGGATCGCGCCAACAACTCCTATGATACTGACGATATCAATAgaatgaaaacacaaaattccaGCGGCAGCAGTGCCGGAGGATTGGGTTTATCATCTGCTTCAGCACCGGGCAGCGTGGACTCGTCGGGCGGTGGTGCCGGTGCTCTTGGCGTAAATATATCGGAAAATATTGGAAGTAGCTCGGCAGGCAATGCTATTAAcgcaacaaataatacaaacaaaaatagcagCGCTTCTGGAAATGGCACAGCCAGTGGTGGTGTAGGAGGCACCAAAGCATACGGGGCTAATGAGGTTGACGAGGATGGATACAGCAAGCAACCACCCAAAGAAATTGCCTGGGACGAAAATCACGATAAaa CTGGAAGTTTCTACTCTGATTCCGACTCAGATTCAGACAACGATAAGCCAGAAAGACGCATACATGTGAAGATAAAGCCACTGAACAATGGCCAAGCGCCAATGTCCGCAAGTGTAGATGAGTTGCGCGCTACTGTAGAGAATATATCACTGTCGCCCACCAGCGTATTTTcg ACTTTTAATCAACAACACAGCAATCAGCAGTTGCAGCAATCTCGTATCGCTTCGCGTCAGCAATCGCCTGAGATATCCAATGCGTCCACACCAACCGCCACGGTGCATCCATATGCACCACTACAAAGTCCTACTCTCTCCATGTCGAATAACTCGAG ATACGCCGACTTAGGCGATATATTTTCTGAGTTGGGCGATGTAAGTGCCTCTGCGCCCGCTTCCGCCACTCTTTCGAAATCAAATAGCCGGCAAATACCCACACCAACCTCCGCTAACAGTATTGCAATACCAAGACCACCTTCACGTCGCTCCGAAATGGTAATGGCGCCTTCAGTAGCAGCGGCTCGTGGGCGCATTAGTCCATCTCCAGCAATGAATCGCGCAGACAGTGTTGGCAGTTTAGAATTCCGCACTGCTATCGGTGGGATAGGGTCATCGCGTGGTCCATCGCCGCTCACCATTGGCATTTCAGACACGATTCCATTAGCGGTGGCATTCCATGAAATTATACACGCATACTTTAG GGGTAGCGATGAATCGCGCTGTCAGGTGAAAATCTCTGGCGATATGATGTTATCCTTTCCAGCTGGGATTGTAGGCCTTCTAGCGAATAATCCAAATCCAGCGAAACTCGGCTTTCGTATCAAGAATGttcaaaatttggaaaatttactACCAAATTCAAAATTAGTGCAAAT CGATCGTAATCAATCGAGCACCTTTAGTACATTATTGGAATTCAATATGCCTGCATTGACCGCATTGTTGCGTCACCAAGCCGAGCATAACCCCAACGCGTCATACTTTAATGTGGACATATTGAAATACCAAGTGCGCTCTAAGCCTGGTGCCTCATCGTGTCCTTTCCAGTTGGTTTCTTATTGGAAGTGTGAACCTACGTTTACGGCGCTCAAAATTGATTACAAATACAATAACCATGCAATGGCAAACGCATCACCACTACTGAATGTCACACTCTCGGTGCCGGTGAACGGTTTGGTTCGTAATGTGCAATCGAAACCACATTCCGCGTG GCTAGGTGAATCAAATCGTTTGGTTTGGAATTTCACAGATATCTCGCAAAATTCACAGGATGGCGGTGTTGGTACGCTGCGTGCACGTCTTGAACTTAACGATGGTCCATCCATTCCAGCCTTATTGACCACACAATTTAATTGTGAGGGGACTACTTTATCGGGCATAGAGTTCGAACTGCAAGGCAGCGGTTATCGTCTGTCTTTGGTAAAGCGTCGTTTCGTTTCGG GAAAATACGTATGCGAGGGCGATGGCGTTCGCAGTGGTGCCACTCCAACGCCACCGTCTGTGGGATCATCTAGTCCATTTTCAGCGAAATCAAATTAG
- the LOC105229604 gene encoding F-BAR domain only protein 2 isoform X4, translated as MTVDFNDYFWGEKNNGFDVLYHNMKFGWVASKELSEFFREKSNIEEQNSKLMAKLAHKASTGTLNSTFAPVWTILRTSAEKLSTLHLQMVQKLTELVKDVAKYADELHKKHKTVKEEESHTLESVQAMQTSTAAVQKLRDLYASKVLELEKLRKDNASQKDIEKVEAKLRKLQDEYKSLLDKHNPIKNDFERRMTQTCKRFQEIEEVHLRQMKEFLSTFLEMLQNNHDMVGQVHSDFKRQFNDMTVDKLLEQFVLNKYTGLEKPEVPELEIIPLSIQQQSVSATRLNHPGGTTAAASNSNSATSIQGAISRITSGSISMDQRGSVGVEAGSLGSGGGGIGAVGGSGSGSNSLLNADDNILGMQASPRATSPILLNTAADVISGTSVSTAPAALLTNTSTNTSTVRSNFLNWFSSSIPSSKQQPANSNAGATAAATTANSGGGNFVSGILRSRRDKAKTKKSKKKKDGEAADNIQEEQQGSVDRANNSYDTDDINRMKTQNSSGSSAGGLGLSSASAPGSVDSSGGGAGALGVNISENIGSSSAGNAINATNNTNKNSSASGNGTASGGVGGTKAYGANEVDEDGYSKQPPKEIAWDENHDKTGSFYSDSDSDSDNDKPERRIHVKIKPLNNGQAPMSASVDELRATVENISLSPTSVFSTFNQQHSNQQLQQSRIASRQQSPEISNASTPTATVHPYAPLQSPTLSMSNNSRYADLGDIFSELGDVSASAPASATLSKSNSRQIPTPTSANSIAIPRPPSRRSEMVMAPSVAAARGRISPSPAMNRADSVGSLEFRTAIGGIGSSRGPSPLTIGISDTIPLAVAFHEIIHAYFRGSDESRCQVKISGDMMLSFPAGIVGLLANNPNPAKLGFRIKNVQNLENLLPNSKLVQIDRNQSSTFSTLLEFNMPALTALLRHQAEHNPNASYFNVDILKYQVRSKPGASSCPFQLVSYWKCEPTFTALKIDYKYNNHAMANASPLLNVTLSVPVNGLVRNVQSKPHSAWLGESNRLVWNFTDISQNSQDGGVGTLRARLELNDGPSIPALLTTQFNCEGTTLSGIEFELQGSGYRLSLVKRRFVSGKYVCEGDGVRSGATPTPPSVGSSSPFSAKSN; from the exons ATGACGGTCGATTTCAACGATTACTTTTGG GGGGAGAAGAACAATGGGTTCGATGTACTCTATCACAATATGAAATTTGGTTGGGTGGCGAGCAAAGAGCTTTCAGAGTTCTTTCGCGAAAAGTCCAATATTGAAGAACAGAACTCGAAATTAATGGCTAAGTTGGCGCACAAAGCCAGTACAGGTACACTGAACAGCACATTTGCCCCCGTCTGGACTATATTACGCACTTCAGCCGAGAAGTTATCCACACTACATCTGCAAATGGTGCAAAAGCTCACGGAGCTTGTGAAGGATGTCGCTAAGTATGCCGATGAATtgcataaaaaacacaaaaccgTTAAGGAGGAAGAATCACATACCTTGGAATCTGTGCAAGCGATGCAGACATCAACAGCTGCTGTTCAAAAGCTACGTGACCTTTACGCGAGCAAAGTGCTGGAATTGGAAAAATTGCGCAAGGACAATGCCTCACAGAAGGACATTGAAAAAGTCGAAGCAAAATTACGTAAACTACAAGATGAATATAAATCGCTACTCGATAAGCATAATCCGATCAAGAATGACTTCGAGCGGCGCATGACACAGACGTGCAAG CGTTTTCAAGAAATTGAAGAAGTCCATTTGCGTCAAATGAAAGAGTTCTTATCCACATTTTTGGAGATGCTGCAAAATAATCATGACATGGTTGGACAG GTGCATTCGGATTTTAAGCGTCAATTTAATGATATGACCGTTGATAAACTTTTAGAGCAATTTGTGCTAAACAAATACACTGGCTTGGAGAAACCAG AAGTTCCCGAACTCGAAATCATTCCACTCTCTATACAACAGCAGTCCGTCTCAGCTACGCGCTTAAATCATCCAGGCGGTACTACTGCGGCTGCTTCCAATTCCAATTCAGCCACAAGCATACAAGGTGCCATATCACGTATTACTAGCGGTAGCATATCAATGGATCAACGTGGCAGTGTTGGTGTCGAGGCCGGTTCTTTAGGCAGTGGTGGTGGCGGTATTGGTGCAGTAGGTGGTAGTGGCAGTGGCAGTAATAGCCTACTAAACGCTGATGACAACATTTTGGGCATGCAGGCATCACCACGCGCAACATCACCGATTTTATTGAACACCGCCGCTGATGTTATATCAGGTACTAGCGTAAGCACTGCACCAGCAGCATTGCTGACAAACACATCGACGAACACTTCCACAGTGCGCAGCAATTTCCTGAATTGGTTTTCTTCAAGCATTCCAAGCAGCAAGCAACAACCAGCAAATTCCAACGCAGGAGCTACTGCTGCAGCAACAACCGCTAATAGCGGTGGTGGGAATTTCG TATCTGGTATTTTGCGTAGCCGTCGAGATAAAGCGAAAACTAAAAAGTCTAAAAAGAAGAAAGATGGCGAAGCGGCAGATAACATACAAGAAGAGCAACAGGGAAG TGTGGATCGCGCCAACAACTCCTATGATACTGACGATATCAATAgaatgaaaacacaaaattccaGCGGCAGCAGTGCCGGAGGATTGGGTTTATCATCTGCTTCAGCACCGGGCAGCGTGGACTCGTCGGGCGGTGGTGCCGGTGCTCTTGGCGTAAATATATCGGAAAATATTGGAAGTAGCTCGGCAGGCAATGCTATTAAcgcaacaaataatacaaacaaaaatagcagCGCTTCTGGAAATGGCACAGCCAGTGGTGGTGTAGGAGGCACCAAAGCATACGGGGCTAATGAGGTTGACGAGGATGGATACAGCAAGCAACCACCCAAAGAAATTGCCTGGGACGAAAATCACGATAAaa CTGGAAGTTTCTACTCTGATTCCGACTCAGATTCAGACAACGATAAGCCAGAAAGACGCATACATGTGAAGATAAAGCCACTGAACAATGGCCAAGCGCCAATGTCCGCAAGTGTAGATGAGTTGCGCGCTACTGTAGAGAATATATCACTGTCGCCCACCAGCGTATTTTcg ACTTTTAATCAACAACACAGCAATCAGCAGTTGCAGCAATCTCGTATCGCTTCGCGTCAGCAATCGCCTGAGATATCCAATGCGTCCACACCAACCGCCACGGTGCATCCATATGCACCACTACAAAGTCCTACTCTCTCCATGTCGAATAACTCGAG ATACGCCGACTTAGGCGATATATTTTCTGAGTTGGGCGATGTAAGTGCCTCTGCGCCCGCTTCCGCCACTCTTTCGAAATCAAATAGCCGGCAAATACCCACACCAACCTCCGCTAACAGTATTGCAATACCAAGACCACCTTCACGTCGCTCCGAAATGGTAATGGCGCCTTCAGTAGCAGCGGCTCGTGGGCGCATTAGTCCATCTCCAGCAATGAATCGCGCAGACAGTGTTGGCAGTTTAGAATTCCGCACTGCTATCGGTGGGATAGGGTCATCGCGTGGTCCATCGCCGCTCACCATTGGCATTTCAGACACGATTCCATTAGCGGTGGCATTCCATGAAATTATACACGCATACTTTAG GGGTAGCGATGAATCGCGCTGTCAGGTGAAAATCTCTGGCGATATGATGTTATCCTTTCCAGCTGGGATTGTAGGCCTTCTAGCGAATAATCCAAATCCAGCGAAACTCGGCTTTCGTATCAAGAATGttcaaaatttggaaaatttactACCAAATTCAAAATTAGTGCAAAT CGATCGTAATCAATCGAGCACCTTTAGTACATTATTGGAATTCAATATGCCTGCATTGACCGCATTGTTGCGTCACCAAGCCGAGCATAACCCCAACGCGTCATACTTTAATGTGGACATATTGAAATACCAAGTGCGCTCTAAGCCTGGTGCCTCATCGTGTCCTTTCCAGTTGGTTTCTTATTGGAAGTGTGAACCTACGTTTACGGCGCTCAAAATTGATTACAAATACAATAACCATGCAATGGCAAACGCATCACCACTACTGAATGTCACACTCTCGGTGCCGGTGAACGGTTTGGTTCGTAATGTGCAATCGAAACCACATTCCGCGTG GCTAGGTGAATCAAATCGTTTGGTTTGGAATTTCACAGATATCTCGCAAAATTCACAGGATGGCGGTGTTGGTACGCTGCGTGCACGTCTTGAACTTAACGATGGTCCATCCATTCCAGCCTTATTGACCACACAATTTAATTGTGAGGGGACTACTTTATCGGGCATAGAGTTCGAACTGCAAGGCAGCGGTTATCGTCTGTCTTTGGTAAAGCGTCGTTTCGTTTCGG GAAAATACGTATGCGAGGGCGATGGCGTTCGCAGTGGTGCCACTCCAACGCCACCGTCTGTGGGATCATCTAGTCCATTTTCAGCGAAATCAAATTAG